A stretch of DNA from Strigops habroptila isolate Jane chromosome 1, bStrHab1.2.pri, whole genome shotgun sequence:
CACTGGGATAATTCATGTGCCTTTCATTACATTCTTTCAAGAATATATTCTCAAAAGAATGTATTATTTCAAGACTGCaatctaaaatattaaaaagaacaggACAAACATAGTAAAAGAGTATGCACCCTGCACTGATGACAGGGAATGATTACTACAGTACCAGGAGCTGGCCCCTTTAAGGAGGTGAAGAGGTGAGGgtcttatttaatttttttcccctggaaatgGACAGGAAATTTTGTcatcccttttgtttttcactcACACTCAGCACCTGGAGGTGAAAGCTTCTGGGTTGAGCTATATCAAATTAATTGTCAGTGTGCATTTCTCAAGTGTGAGTTCAGAAAGGTTTAAAAGAGCACTGCCTAAGCATTGTACAGCTTTGGGTTGTATTTCTACTGTTTTCCACCTAACACCAAAATGCGCAATGAATTCACTCAAAAGTCAGTTCCAGACACAGGAAATGATGTGTAAACCTCCATAAGACTAGCCTGACTTCAGCTGTATAATAAAACCCACTATCACTACTCCATCATGCCACGCGCCATCCATGAAGGTTTTGCACAACCCATTTTAACCAGCAAATCTGTGCAGTTAACACTGACGCTTACTGGGAGCTCCCAGAAGACCCTCCCCCAATAGTGGGGCACACGCACTGTGGTTGAGGACTGCTTAGTTTTAAAAGCCACACGTTTTCCTACTcaattgtgctttaaaaaacaaaacataacaaaacaaaagaaaagaaaacccaactaATTAAACCAACACAGAGAAGCTCCTAACAAGCTGTATGAAAAGTGAGCTGCCGAGATTTTCCATATCATGCGACACTTTCACACCAAGTCCTATTATTCTGTGTGTTGGTTAGAGGTGTAGTACTACAACATGGTGGTGTCAGCTGTCATGGTAGGAACCATTCATGTCAGACACTACAGAAAATTTAACGACATGACAGTACCTTCACAGCCCTCTGGTAGGTAAGGAAAATCTAAAAAGATCTTCCCAACCTTTCACAGTAAACACAATTGGATAATCTAAAGCACCTGCAAGCAGGAGATGAGTCCGTGATCTCTCTTTCCCATCAGCCAGCTAATACTGTTATCAAAACAGTTATGTCAGCTCTTCAGTCTCCTATCTGTTTTGGGCATTTCTGAGGACCTTATCACTTTGGCATTTAGCCACCAACAAATTTAGTTGATCCGAACACCgtatttccttctcctgtaTCCTCACCTGTTTCTAAGATACCCAAACCCTTCACAGGGGCTGAATTGCCATTTCCTTCAAGAGCTGTCTGGTTCCTATTCTTTCCTAGGAGCTGAGAGGAGCTAGCAGTACAGAGACATCCTGCTCTTCCGCATGGCTTCGCTGATTAAATATGCCGGGCTCAGTTCCGGCTCCTCGGTCATGATTGAAATGTTCTGCCACTCCCCCAACTGGTTGGACTTTTTAATGGTGTCCACAACACACAGGGCATACAGACAGTCGTCAAAAGTGGCAGCCATCGTAAGGGGCCTCCCGTCCCAGGTCCTCCTGTCATCCTGGTCCTCAAATGCCTGCCTGACAGCTTGAACCATCTTAATGGTGCCCCGGAGGTAGGGGGATGGGATGTCACTGAAGGCTTTCTCCGGAAGTAAGGAGTTGCTGACTGGCGTAGAGTCCTTTAGAAGGAGCTCCTGCTGAGGAGAGCTGTTGCTCTGTCCGTAGAGATCAGTGCCTATTACAATCAGCCGTCCCGCTGAACCCACCACTATAATGTCTTGTTTGAACTCCCCTGGGACGTTGAAGTTGAGCGTCACCGTGCAGCACACGCCACCTTCCAACACCATCTGAAACGTACAGAAGTCGTCACTGGTGATCTGCCGTATCCCCTTGATGTGGTCCGTCTGCTTCACAAAGGTCTTGAGCAACCCATGCACTTTCACAGCCTTCTGGCTGGTGAGGAAGGTCAAGAGGTCGATGATGTAGGTGCCAACTGAGTGCAAGCCCCCACCTCCCATCAGGTCATCACAGCTCCAGTTGTACTTCTTGCCTAGCAGGCTCCCGCTGTGAACCTGCACCTcgcacaccagcagctcccctACGTAACCCTCCTGAATCAGCTGCTTCATCTTCACGAATGCAGGCAGGAAGCGCAACACGTTCCCCATGATGCTCATGAGCTTTGGGTAATAATGAGCCGCGGTCATCATCCTAAAGGCATCCAGGGGAGTCGCCGTTCGGTCACAGATGACATTTTTTCCAATGCctgaaaaacagtttaaaaaaaaaaaaaatcaataaaaatacattggTTGAGCAAGCTGAAATAGCCTCGAGGCTATTCTTCAACACTAAGCCAAGGAGAAAGATCCTTGAAAGAAGTAAACATTTCAATATGGTGTTAAAGGCACAAAGAACCCCTGTGGTGTGTTTCCAAAATGCACATAGAAGTTTCTTCACCACAGTGAAAAAGtatccctttttattttcaaaatgcactCGTGTCTAAAAATAGCACAAAGTTGAGGGCCTGGACAGCTAAGAAATTAAGCTAAGGTAAGGTGGGCTGATACCCCCCATTTGCCACCTTCTGGGAGCAGGTACAAAACCATCCACCCCCACTCAGCCACCTCACAGACATCTCTTCTGTGATAACCTGCCTGAGGGGGGGATCTGAGAACTCAATCTGAGCTTCAGATTGAATTCCCTGAAGCATGAGTAACACGACCCCATGTATACAGTAACTTAACACAGTAGACATTGAAAAGTCTGGGCTTGCCTTCCCAGTGGACTAGTACCATTCAGTGGATCTTTCCCATTCAGACTCTTTAAGTGGTTCTGACtgaagagagggagaagcaCTGGGCTTATTGCTTGATTTAAAGGTAGAAATTGCTTCTCACTTATAAAATGCCATGCTATTCTGACAGTGGCactctttcattttttgaagcagctctgctgaaatgtCAACAGCACATCCATGGTGCCAAGGGAGAGCCACAATTGCTCTAAAACAGGTCAAACGTAGCTGTGACAATCTGTTCCCTCACAGAACTGCCCATATGGGCACACTGTTTACTGGAGCTGGCACAATGCTCCTGTTTTATCTGGCCATCAAGGTGTGCAACTCAATGCAGTGCAGGCTGAGATGCCTGAATAACGATTTTGTTATTGATTTCTCCTCATCAAATACTTTCATTCTGTACCCACACACACATATAGTGACAGAGTCTCCAGTTTCCTTTTTAGTTGCATACAAAGATGTTTTTATGCTTAATGAGCAAAATTAGATGAGCTATAAAACTCCTTATAGCATAAATACAATCTTTGCCTTGAGAGCCTCGGGCTATAGCTGGGCCTGGCACTTAGAAGAGCTGAATTTGAATCCTGTCTGCTGGAGTCCACATGAATAAATCTAGTTACTTGTTAAATCGCTCtgtgttttcattccttttcctttcagatagGTGAGAAATCCCTTTTTCTCTAAAGAGTTGTTATGAGGATAAAATTTTACATGTTTTGGAGCTGTTTAGATGAAGTCATATAAATACAGACAGATGGCACAGATCTGTCTGAGCCCACTTACATGAATATTTAACAGCCTGACTGGAAGAAGGGGGTCACAGTCCAAACATTCAGTAACCAGCTTATCCACACTGCCTATTCCCAGTCTTTGTCTGCTGCTATTTGAGTATCTGAAACTGGAGGGAGGGCTGTCACCACTGCAGTGGCAGTCACACCTAGTTACAGCCAAGAAGGGAAAGATCTTCCTTCAACTTGCTCCTATTTACCTTCTACTTAATGAGATAAGTAGAGGCGTactcattttcctcttgtattAGGCAAGAATCCTCTATTCAGGGGCCATGGTCTTCCCTTCTCAGTTCTCTCTCTCATCTTCACAGACTGCTACTAGTGACTTTAACATTTTAAACCTTATAgcacttcttttcctgctcctgaataactttttcctgctcctgtttGATATTGGAGAAAGCAGTCATCCACCTGCCCTATATTCCTCTAACTGGTAGCTCCAGCTATGCCACTTGATACAGACCATTAATATAATAGTCCTGGAGTTACACAGACTCTTTGCAGAGAGATTTTAGCATGGCAAATCAGTTATCAAAATAAGAGCAATCTTAGTCAGACGAAACTTGCCTACAGCCAAACCTTCCTGAAACAGTCACTCCCCCCTGAGAACCCACGCGTATTACACCATCATCTGACCTGTTCACCACGGATCCACCAAGCATCACTTTCTGCTCCAGTTCAGCTTGCATCATTCTGCCTCACAGATGCCTGCCACATTTTATCTGGGGTCTCTGCAGGCACTAATCTCTCAAGATACACAGCTCTACATAAATGCTTGTGAGGAAACGGATCTGCTTTCATGAGAAATTGCAGCCTGGGGACAATCTTTGTGctctgtgctcagtgctgtgcaCAGAGGGGGTCAGTCCTTCACTGTGTGGGGCAGAAAACATTTGGGACTGTCACAATCTGAGTACCAAATTACgattataaatataaaagagaaGCCTATGGGTTTTACATCCCTTACATTCAAGAAAAATCGCCATTAGGATCAGTGCAAGTCAGGCACAGgtgcagagaaaagggaagagctCTAAATATTTGTATGGAGGCAGGGAAAAGGTGAAGTCATATACTTACTCCACCATTTCAAACTTTTTGGAAAAATTGAAAGCTTTTAATTACAGCAAATCCAAAATGCAAATGTTCTGAGAGCCTTCTCGTCTCTGCGTATGCTGATAATACATGCTGTGCTCTCATCCCTGTCAGGGATTTCAACAGATTTTTGCTTGGTGCCCAGAAAGCTTTTATAGTCTATTAAAGCTCGTGCAGGTTCTTTCAGCATGATACTGCTTAGCACTTGAGTCTGTGCACACTAGAGGTCTTTGTCTTCTCTGTAGCTGCAAATCTGCAAGCAGCCACATTAGCTTTCTTGAAGCAGGGAAAGAACTTGAAAGGTTTGCTTAATTTAATTTGGAGAAATACTCTGGTGTGTTTATGCAACTAGAATAAGAAACAGGCACATCAAAACACTACcgttttctgctctctttcctCTGTCCCCTTctcaaaggagaaggaaaaaaggcaccTTCCCTTTGAGCCATCTTCTATAAGCAGCGACAGGCAGAGCAAAGGGCAGTGTGCAGGGAAAACCTCCCTTCCCAACACTGGCAGTCATTAAAGGGCATGCTCTGACTGCAGGTGCTGCAGGGGGATTCTCTGGGAACTGACCCCCTTCTCCTGGCCTAACCCCCCTAACCCTCCTGGGGTTAGAGTTTAATCCCGTCCGTTTTTGGATAAGACTCTCTAAGAAAGGATAAATTTATTACTGCTTGTCATTCTATCAGTGGGTTTTGCCATTTCACACATCTTTGCAAATCACATCACAGCAGATAGCAGAAACTTCACTAATTACATAAAAGCAGAGAAGTGCAGTCAGCTTGTTTCAGCAAGAAAGTGAAATGTATTTGTCCGTGGTGATAAGTAACAGAGTCGAATACATCTCATCATATGAAAGAATACACGCCCCTTCCACATGCATCAAGAAATGTGGTCTACAATGCTACAGCTCCCAATCAGGCAACTTCTGAGCATTGATCTCTTGAGTTCTTAggtaaaatgaagaagaaaaataagtacaaGTCATTCTATTTGAGGCCTTTGCACAACCTTCACACCAGTCTCTTTGCCTGGCTGTGCTTCCAAGAGACAAAGCGGTGCCAATCAGGTAGTAAGTAATGTGACGTGGGATTTCTCTGACTGGCACGGAATAGGGGAGGGCTCACTGACAGCCAGCCTGAGTCCAAAGCTGAAATTGGGCAATGCATATCCTAGCAAAGCTCCTGAAGCTGACTCTCTGAAGTCCACCCACAGCTGCCATGCAGGACTTCAGTATGGGACCTGCTCCGTGACCCACTGCTCCAGTCACAGACGGCCAGAAATGCAAAGAACCTACATTAACAGGCACTGTGCCGTGGGGCCAGTGAGCTGCCCTTGCCCACACGCATGGTGCCATGAGGTGGAAGCCATTTTAGACCAGTCAGGTCTGCTGTCCTGAACCCATTTATCTTCTTCCAGTAAAGGacaaaaaccaggaaaaaacaaataatggTAGAGGTGGAAGATGTCCATCCATGAGACAGACCAGATCCCTAGACCAATGACTTACATGTAACTTGCTTTAGCAGTCCTTAAAAATGCGAAAGGACATGAGTCTGAGCAAAATGACACAAGAGAATTTGCCTTCTAGGTTTGGGTGCTAAAGACTGAAAGATGGAAACATCTGATGACTGCTTGGTTCCTCTTTACAATGAATCAAGGTTTCCAGAGCAGGTCCACATCACAAAACCACTACTAACACTAGTGTCTCGCAAGGAAGGTTAAGGGCTGAATAGTCCATCTTGACGATTCTTTATCTCCCAGGGTGCATATATCGCCCAGGCCCAAATTTAACACCTTAGATACCAATCTGCCTTTATTTTAAGAAGGTTATTTAAGAACACTCCTCTGACGAAGTAGATGTCTCACCGACTCTCTAGAAGCAGCtgagcaaacagaagaaaattaaactgtcTATGCTGTCACTGGTGCTGCCATTCATTTGGGTGAAGGTTTCTCTAGCACCTGGAAAGTCAAATTGTAACCAGGACCTAACGGCTTGTCACACACCTCGCAGTAATTATTTTGTCAGGAAGTCATGTGATTTATTTGCAAACCTCAGccttcatttcagaaaaaggaagccCGTGTGATGTGGAGATAAATTTGAAAGCCAGACAGCGCAGAAGTGAGTGGTGAATAGATACAGTCCTGGGCAGTAGAATGTGcaatttttccatgtaaatgcAGGGCAAGAGTAAGAAGCTAGAGTAAGAATTTAACTCCCGAGTTTGAAATGCCTGGCATTTGCAGCTCTTCGTTTTACAGGCGGTTCTAGCTCCTTGGCTACCAGCAGCCCAAGTTTCTTTGCTCCTGTAACATCCCTGTGCTGCACAGCCTAAAACTGACCACAACTCTTGAGCCCACAGTGCAGGGAGGACAACACAGCTGTAACCAGCACAGGCTTCAACACTAAAACCTGCAatgtcagctttttttttttccatctggtCTGAGTATTTCAAATAaggacagaaacattttaatattaaaacctccaactaattaaaaaaaagtctgtggCTGAACTGAGGTAAGACCAGTCCTCTATCTGTTCAGCTCAGGACACGAGGCccaatattttcttctcctattcagaagaaaatcaaaaaggGCTCTATTTGGAGTCTGGGCATATAATCAAAATCTTCACTGGCACCAGAAAGATTCATTAGTTAGCAGTTGCTACCTATTGCTCTTGGTCAGGATGGGGgtgagagaaagaggaaaatgaggtTTTGGTGGACTAAGCTGAATCAGTCAgcagaaaattacatttctaaagCTAAAGAGGAACTGGCAACATCCAAGGAACAGTTTGAGAGTTGCAGGAGCAGTGGAAGACCATGCTCACCAGGGTATTTCAAATGGATGAGCTCAAAAATTTGTATCAGATTTTAGTATCTTCTTCAAACAcgtttttatttttaaaagaataagcTCATACAAAATTACATTCCAAATGGTGGCAATCCACATTATCACTAATATagttacaataaataaatataggcaaacttttttcctcagattttgaccactgcagctgctgttgttgTCTTTGGATCCTATGCAGAATCAGAAAGGAAATCATCTTTGGCACTCAGTTCTGTTCCCAGCTTGTAAGACATGTTGCAATGACATGCGCTGTATGATTAGTTGCAATCAGATCAGAGTTTCCATCCTAATGCAGTTTGACATGGTTTGCAAATACAAGATAGTATTGTCTAAGATATGAATGAGGAGTATCTCATTCGCATTTTCCCAGCATTGTAACACTGAAAAACTAAGCTGAGATATTCAGTTACTTTTATAAATAGgaaacacagctgcttttatAAATGTGGTCAAGTCAACAAACCAAAAGTAGCAAGTTTACTTAAAAGGCTATACGTGCTGTAAAACAGTTGTTTTGGCCATACAGACGAAAGACCTTTCCTCAAAAATATCAAAAGCCACAGTCAAACCAAATGGCTTAAATCAAAAGCCACTGCCTCTCATTTAGGTAGTTGATACACAGCA
This window harbors:
- the GFOD1 gene encoding glucose-fructose oxidoreductase domain-containing protein 1 isoform X2, yielding MESIQVGLRECIGKNVICDRTATPLDAFRMMTAAHYYPKLMSIMGNVLRFLPAFVKMKQLIQEGYVGELLVCEVQVHSGSLLGKKYNWSCDDLMGGGGLHSVGTYIIDLLTFLTSQKAVKVHGLLKTFVKQTDHIKGIRQITSDDFCTFQMVLEGGVCCTVTLNFNVPGEFKQDIIVVGSAGRLIVIGTDLYGQSNSSPQQELLLKDSTPVSNSLLPEKAFSDIPSPYLRGTIKMVQAVRQAFEDQDDRRTWDGRPLTMAATFDDCLYALCVVDTIKKSNQLGEWQNISIMTEEPELSPAYLISEAMRKSRMSLYC
- the GFOD1 gene encoding glucose-fructose oxidoreductase domain-containing protein 1 isoform X1 codes for the protein MLPGVGVFGTGLTARVIVPLLKAEGFAVKALWGRTPEEAEELAKEMSVPFYTSRIDEVLLHQDVDLVCVNLPPPLTRQVAVKTLGIGKNVICDRTATPLDAFRMMTAAHYYPKLMSIMGNVLRFLPAFVKMKQLIQEGYVGELLVCEVQVHSGSLLGKKYNWSCDDLMGGGGLHSVGTYIIDLLTFLTSQKAVKVHGLLKTFVKQTDHIKGIRQITSDDFCTFQMVLEGGVCCTVTLNFNVPGEFKQDIIVVGSAGRLIVIGTDLYGQSNSSPQQELLLKDSTPVSNSLLPEKAFSDIPSPYLRGTIKMVQAVRQAFEDQDDRRTWDGRPLTMAATFDDCLYALCVVDTIKKSNQLGEWQNISIMTEEPELSPAYLISEAMRKSRMSLYC